In Paenibacillus sp. FSL R7-0345, a single window of DNA contains:
- the floA gene encoding flotillin-like protein FloA (flotillin-like protein involved in membrane lipid rafts), which produces MGEASLIPILLIAVVVIIVLSVFFSFFPVMLWISALASGVRISIITLVAMRLRRVTPSRIVNPLIKATKAGLGLNINQLESHYLAGGNVDRVVNALIAAQRADIPLEFTRAAAIDLAGRDVLLAVQMSVNPRVIETPIVAAVARNGIEVKVKARVTVRANIDRLVGGAGEETIIARVGEGIVTTVGSSNSHKDVLENPDSISRTVLSKGLDSGTAFEILSIDIADVDVGKNIGAYLQTEQAEADKRIAQAKAEERRAMAVAHEQEMKAKVVEMKALVVESESQVPLAMAEALRSGQLGVMDYMNLKNIEADTQMRGSLGKVNDGDDPNRPTNK; this is translated from the coding sequence ATGGGTGAAGCGTCATTGATTCCTATTTTGCTGATTGCGGTTGTCGTGATCATTGTATTGAGTGTGTTCTTCAGCTTCTTCCCGGTTATGCTGTGGATTTCCGCTTTGGCATCCGGTGTGCGGATCAGCATTATTACGCTGGTGGCAATGAGACTGCGCCGGGTAACGCCAAGCCGGATTGTTAATCCGCTGATCAAGGCTACAAAAGCCGGACTGGGCCTTAACATCAACCAGCTGGAAAGCCATTATCTTGCCGGCGGTAACGTTGACCGGGTTGTTAATGCACTGATTGCGGCGCAGCGGGCCGACATTCCGCTTGAATTTACGCGTGCCGCAGCCATTGACCTTGCCGGTCGTGACGTGCTGCTGGCAGTGCAGATGAGCGTTAACCCGCGTGTCATTGAAACGCCGATTGTTGCTGCGGTTGCCCGGAACGGGATTGAAGTGAAGGTAAAAGCGCGTGTAACGGTCCGTGCCAATATTGACCGCCTGGTCGGCGGTGCGGGTGAAGAAACGATTATTGCCCGTGTCGGCGAGGGTATTGTTACTACTGTAGGTTCGAGTAATTCGCATAAAGACGTTCTGGAAAATCCGGATTCTATCTCCAGAACCGTGCTGTCCAAAGGTCTGGATTCCGGTACGGCCTTTGAAATTCTCTCGATCGATATTGCGGATGTGGATGTCGGCAAAAATATCGGTGCATACCTGCAGACAGAGCAGGCTGAAGCCGACAAACGCATTGCCCAGGCGAAAGCCGAGGAGCGCAGAGCGATGGCGGTTGCCCATGAGCAGGAGATGAAGGCGAAGGTGGTCGAAATGAAGGCACTCGTAGTCGAATCCGAATCCCAGGTACCGCTGGCTATGGCTGAGGCATTACGGTCCGGGCAGCTTGGTGTCATGGACTACATGAATCTTAAAAATATCGAGGCTGACACGCAGATGCGCGGTTCACTCGGTAAAGTGAACGACGGGGACGATCCGAACCGTCCGACCAATAAATAA
- a CDS encoding nodulation protein NfeD has protein sequence MKKGGYNLSRFRKMLVSFTSVILLLMLCIPVLAGATASSGSTARTNGEVKSGPVFIIPVDQEIERGLQSFLERGFAEAANYGAVLIVLEIDTPGGLVNSAEQIGTLVRDSSIPVTAFIKGDAASAGSYIALNADTIIMKPGSMIGAASLVDVKGNHVDDAKINSYWKSKMVGAALLNGRDPDIAAGMMDVNLVVNKPELGVNKAAGQIIALTSDQALKAGYAEHLAATPEEGISWLGYSTDDIFHVKQTGAEKMSHFLTNPVVMTILLFIGIAGIVIELLVPGFGAPGIIGTIAFALYFFGNYVAGFAGAETWLLFILGLVMLVLELFVPSFGILGLLGSACLIAGVVRAAFSYTHALLNLGIAFAAAVVVIAVVVVIFKERGIWNRFILQESLTKEAGFVPALEKLSLVGAAGMSITPLRPAGTAMIDGERVDVVTEGSFINPDRPIAVVKVEGGRVVVKEAAE, from the coding sequence ATGAAGAAGGGAGGTTATAACTTGAGCAGATTCCGGAAAATGCTTGTTTCCTTTACTTCCGTTATCCTGCTGTTGATGCTCTGCATACCGGTTCTGGCCGGCGCAACGGCATCCTCAGGGTCAACGGCCCGGACAAACGGTGAAGTCAAAAGCGGTCCGGTGTTTATCATTCCGGTTGATCAGGAGATTGAACGCGGACTGCAGAGCTTTTTGGAGCGCGGCTTCGCCGAGGCGGCCAATTATGGAGCGGTGCTAATTGTGCTGGAGATTGATACACCGGGAGGGCTGGTGAATTCGGCTGAGCAGATCGGAACGCTGGTCAGAGACAGCAGTATCCCGGTCACTGCTTTTATCAAGGGCGATGCTGCGTCAGCAGGCAGTTACATAGCGCTGAACGCAGATACCATTATTATGAAGCCCGGAAGCATGATCGGCGCAGCATCTCTTGTGGATGTGAAGGGAAATCATGTTGATGACGCCAAAATCAATTCATACTGGAAATCCAAGATGGTGGGGGCAGCTCTGCTGAACGGCCGTGATCCTGACATTGCGGCAGGTATGATGGATGTAAACCTGGTCGTGAACAAGCCTGAGCTTGGCGTGAACAAGGCTGCAGGACAGATTATTGCCCTGACCAGTGACCAGGCGCTGAAAGCGGGATATGCCGAGCATTTGGCGGCTACACCGGAGGAAGGAATTTCCTGGCTGGGTTACTCTACTGACGACATCTTTCACGTAAAGCAGACTGGAGCTGAGAAAATGTCGCATTTTCTCACTAATCCGGTTGTCATGACGATTCTGCTGTTTATCGGGATTGCCGGGATTGTCATTGAACTGCTTGTACCAGGCTTCGGTGCTCCGGGGATTATTGGAACGATTGCCTTTGCCTTGTATTTCTTCGGCAATTATGTAGCCGGCTTCGCCGGGGCAGAGACGTGGCTGCTGTTCATTCTTGGGCTGGTCATGCTGGTGCTGGAGCTCTTTGTGCCAAGCTTTGGAATACTGGGGCTGCTTGGTTCGGCCTGTCTGATTGCAGGCGTTGTACGGGCAGCCTTCAGCTACACCCATGCCCTGCTTAATCTCGGGATTGCTTTTGCCGCAGCGGTGGTTGTCATTGCGGTTGTTGTGGTTATTTTTAAAGAGCGCGGCATCTGGAACCGGTTCATTCTCCAGGAGAGCCTGACCAAAGAAGCGGGCTTTGTCCCTGCTCTGGAAAAGCTGAGCCTCGTTGGTGCAGCGGGAATGAGTATTACTCCGCTTCGTCCGGCGGGAACGGCGATGATTGACGGAGAACGGGTGGATGTGGTTACGGAAGGCAGCTTTATTAATCCTGACCGGCCTATCGCCGTGGTGAAGGTGGAAGGCGGCCGTGTGGTGGTAAAGGAAGCAGCAGAGTAG
- a CDS encoding GatB/YqeY domain-containing protein gives MNLSERLNEDMKQAMKSKDKFTLSTIRMVRSTINYSEIELKRTLDDNEVLDILSREIKQRKDALQEFESAGREELAANTKAEIEIIIKYLPAQLSEEEIKVIVQQTIQETGASSKSDMGKVMSALMPKVKGRADGKLVNQAVLQFLQ, from the coding sequence ATGAATCTTAGCGAACGATTGAACGAAGATATGAAGCAAGCGATGAAGAGTAAGGACAAGTTCACACTCTCCACCATTCGAATGGTTCGTTCTACGATAAATTATTCTGAAATAGAATTAAAGAGAACATTAGACGACAACGAAGTGCTTGATATCCTTAGTCGTGAAATCAAACAGCGCAAAGATGCCCTCCAAGAATTTGAATCAGCGGGTCGTGAAGAGCTTGCCGCGAATACTAAGGCAGAAATCGAGATTATCATTAAGTATCTTCCTGCGCAGCTTTCCGAAGAAGAAATTAAAGTAATTGTACAGCAGACCATCCAGGAAACCGGTGCTTCTTCGAAAAGTGATATGGGTAAGGTCATGAGCGCACTGATGCCTAAGGTCAAAGGTCGCGCCGATGGTAAACTTGTGAACCAGGCGGTTCTGCAATTTCTGCAATAA
- the rpsU gene encoding 30S ribosomal protein S21 produces the protein MSETKVRKNETIDAALRRFKRSIAKDGVLAEVKKRKHYEKPSVKRKKKSEAARKRKF, from the coding sequence GTGTCTGAAACGAAAGTTCGTAAAAACGAGACAATTGATGCTGCACTTCGTCGCTTTAAACGTTCCATCGCTAAAGATGGTGTCTTGGCTGAGGTGAAGAAACGCAAGCATTATGAGAAGCCAAGCGTTAAGCGCAAGAAGAAGTCTGAGGCTGCTCGTAAGAGAAAGTTTTAG
- a CDS encoding histidine triad nucleotide-binding protein, which yields METVFSKIIEGTIPSKKVFENERILAFHDIQPAAPVHVLIIPKKFIASMNDVTAEDLPLIAEIHAVAQQIAVELGVAETGYRLINNCGPDSGQAVPHLHYHLIGGAKLGALVGISDSHA from the coding sequence ATGGAAACCGTTTTTAGCAAAATTATTGAGGGTACGATTCCTTCAAAAAAGGTGTTTGAAAATGAGCGGATTCTGGCGTTCCATGATATCCAGCCTGCGGCACCGGTGCACGTGCTGATTATTCCCAAAAAGTTCATCGCCTCGATGAACGATGTGACGGCTGAAGATCTGCCGCTGATCGCCGAGATTCACGCGGTGGCCCAGCAGATCGCCGTAGAGCTTGGGGTTGCCGAAACAGGATACCGGCTGATCAACAACTGCGGGCCGGACAGCGGACAAGCCGTTCCACACCTGCATTATCATCTGATCGGCGGCGCCAAGCTGGGTGCTCTCGTGGGCATTTCAGATTCACACGCTTAG